From the genome of Campylobacter magnus, one region includes:
- a CDS encoding 1-aminocyclopropane-1-carboxylate deaminase, translating into MSEFFSQIHFENRDFFVLRDDLIDAEFNGNKARKLEFFLHADLSAFNCILSHGSSQSNAMSALSSFAKLKNLEFLYHPTHISSFLAQNPCGNFAFALKNGMKIISQKSQFDSLKNSPSTLFIPEGVACKEAEQGFKSQARLIDNLSVELGCDFDIFLPSGTGASAAFLSRNSRFSVFTTPCVGSPQYLAKQIFALVPDSKVRILPPAIKAYFGELKLEFLRIWQRLKEQTSITFELLYDPQGWLTLLANLSVFSKPVLYVHQGGLGGLASQLARYERKFGLVSLV; encoded by the coding sequence ATGAGTGAGTTTTTTAGCCAAATTCACTTTGAAAATCGTGATTTTTTCGTGCTTAGAGATGATTTAATAGATGCAGAGTTTAATGGCAATAAGGCTAGAAAATTAGAGTTTTTTCTACACGCTGATTTGAGTGCTTTTAATTGTATTTTAAGCCACGGCTCATCTCAAAGCAACGCTATGTCAGCGCTTAGCAGCTTTGCTAAGCTAAAAAATCTAGAATTCCTATATCATCCCACGCATATTAGCTCGTTTTTAGCGCAAAATCCTTGTGGTAACTTTGCCTTTGCGCTTAAAAATGGCATGAAAATTATAAGCCAAAAAAGCCAGTTTGATAGCTTAAAAAACAGTCCCAGCACGCTTTTTATCCCTGAGGGAGTAGCCTGCAAAGAAGCTGAGCAGGGCTTTAAAAGCCAAGCAAGACTGATTGATAATCTTAGCGTAGAATTAGGCTGTGATTTTGATATATTTTTGCCAAGTGGGACTGGGGCTTCGGCTGCTTTTTTATCTAGGAATTCTAGATTTAGCGTATTTACCACGCCTTGTGTGGGCAGTCCCCAGTATCTAGCAAAGCAGATTTTTGCGCTTGTGCCAGACTCAAAGGTGCGTATTTTACCCCCAGCTATTAAGGCGTATTTTGGCGAGCTAAAACTAGAATTTTTGCGTATTTGGCAAAGGCTAAAAGAACAAACTAGCATTACTTTTGAATTGCTTTACGACCCTCAGGGCTGGCTTACTTTGCTAGCAAATCTTAGCGTGTTTTCAAAGCCTGTGCTTTATGTTCACCAAGGCGGACTTGGCGGACTTGCCTCCCAGCTAGCAAGGTATGAGCGAAAATTTGGTTTAGTAAGTTTGGTTTAG
- the tilS gene encoding tRNA lysidine(34) synthetase TilS — protein MIKLEFLSELRGKKLLLAFSHGSDSTALFHLLLQANISFDCALFNYKTRASSDLEEASAKELCERFGKRFFSKSAELKNGNFESKARALRYDFFKGLCLEHGYEGLVLAHQLNDYFEWFLMRFSKGAGLANLLGFDESLRLENGEKINIYRPLKNTPKHEILAFLRENNIKYFNDESNKDESFERNYIRANFSDKFISSFAAGVARTFEALNADKKVLLGDFAFESGGLFVLKNDEKAINLADKALKKLGVLLSADSRAVAARAMKNEGQIVLSHKVALCANSAFIFIAPLKTVVLKKEFKEECRLLKIPSKIRAFLFLNKDIFKDLKEFLS, from the coding sequence ATGATAAAACTAGAATTCCTAAGCGAACTAAGGGGCAAAAAACTACTTTTAGCCTTTTCACACGGTAGCGATAGCACGGCACTTTTTCATCTGTTATTGCAAGCAAACATCAGCTTTGATTGTGCTTTGTTTAACTACAAAACAAGAGCCAGCAGCGACCTTGAAGAAGCAAGTGCAAAAGAGCTTTGCGAGCGTTTTGGCAAAAGATTTTTTAGCAAAAGCGCAGAGCTAAAAAACGGCAATTTTGAAAGCAAGGCTAGGGCTTTGCGCTATGATTTTTTTAAGGGGCTTTGCTTAGAGCATGGATATGAGGGGCTTGTTTTAGCCCACCAGCTAAATGACTATTTTGAGTGGTTTTTGATGAGATTTTCTAAGGGTGCTGGGCTTGCTAATTTGCTTGGCTTTGATGAGAGTTTGAGGCTAGAAAATGGAGAAAAAATAAATATTTATCGCCCTCTTAAAAACACGCCAAAGCACGAAATACTAGCATTTTTGCGCGAGAATAATATAAAGTATTTTAACGATGAGAGCAACAAAGATGAGAGTTTTGAGAGAAATTATATAAGGGCTAATTTTAGCGATAAGTTTATTTCTAGTTTTGCTGCTGGCGTGGCAAGGACTTTTGAAGCTTTAAATGCTGATAAAAAGGTGCTTTTGGGCGATTTTGCCTTTGAGAGTGGTGGGCTTTTTGTGCTAAAAAATGATGAAAAAGCCATAAATCTAGCCGATAAAGCACTAAAAAAACTAGGTGTTTTGCTAAGTGCGGACTCTAGGGCTGTGGCTGCTCGGGCCATGAAAAACGAAGGGCAAATCGTGCTTTCTCATAAAGTTGCACTTTGCGCTAACAGCGCTTTTATTTTCATCGCTCCACTAAAAACTGTTGTGCTAAAAAAAGAGTTTAAAGAAGAGTGCAGGCTGCTAAAAATCCCTAGTAAAATTCGGGCATTTTTGTTTTTAAACAAAGATATTTTTAAAGATTTAAAAGAGTTTTTAAGCTAG
- a CDS encoding methyltransferase regulatory domain-containing protein has product MQENNIKDTYDSIPYTSNPFAISSIFRLEAIAKMSGFEPAPHEKCRVLELGCSFGGNLMMSALRCPDSEFIGIDLSSEQIERGSKIVEQMGIKNLKLIQGDISQIAMGGGSREFGEKFDYIIVHGIYSWVPDFVKDAIFEVGKNYLSPHGLIYISYNTYPGWKGKDVLRDLMLFAASNETALSIAAAKDIAKAEIDANGELSAKNKLAMAKGFCTALVDFSEKIGQDECYKLGISRHTINFAKEHVLTNNPEKDYYVMHEYFETFNDPCYFKDFVAKARSHGLDYVADTHLSSHFSQIFEAIPASMMPNDRIIKEQFGDFLLNKAFRCSILGLKESVLELFTAGGGLDGGVKKSVLQNLYFQAGFEYQNSPDGKLEIISKLNKAHKINPELKWLCDEFNALYPGTLSLKDLLEKYSQKQDIIWASVAQLLALGVIDFSAAPLRVLGYEGAKTRVKESLRGYISYFANTDAPVIGAANELNALISLSPLEAKVALLCDGRDLGKVLKGFKDIIKSSGQSLVQVRNGKQEKIEAPNDAVFKGFLDNILEKLSNAGYFEKI; this is encoded by the coding sequence ATGCAAGAAAATAATATAAAAGACACCTATGATAGCATCCCTTATACCTCAAATCCCTTTGCAATATCAAGCATTTTTCGCTTAGAAGCAATCGCTAAAATGAGCGGTTTTGAGCCAGCCCCACACGAAAAATGCCGTGTTTTAGAGCTTGGCTGTAGCTTTGGTGGCAATCTCATGATGAGTGCTCTGCGCTGCCCTGATAGCGAGTTTATCGGCATCGACCTCTCAAGCGAGCAAATAGAGCGCGGCTCAAAAATCGTAGAACAAATGGGTATAAAAAACCTAAAACTCATCCAAGGCGACATCAGTCAAATCGCTATGGGGGGGGGCAGCAGAGAATTTGGCGAAAAGTTTGATTATATCATCGTTCATGGCATTTATAGCTGGGTGCCTGATTTTGTCAAAGATGCTATTTTTGAAGTGGGCAAAAACTACCTTAGCCCGCACGGACTAATCTACATCTCATACAACACTTACCCAGGCTGGAAAGGCAAAGATGTATTGCGTGATCTCATGCTATTTGCTGCTAGTAACGAGACAGCGCTTAGCATAGCAGCTGCCAAAGACATCGCAAAAGCTGAAATAGACGCAAATGGCGAGCTAAGTGCTAAAAACAAACTAGCTATGGCAAAGGGCTTTTGTACTGCGTTAGTGGACTTTAGCGAAAAAATCGGTCAAGATGAGTGCTACAAGCTTGGAATCTCACGCCACACAATAAACTTTGCTAAAGAACATGTGCTGACCAATAACCCAGAAAAAGATTATTATGTGATGCACGAGTATTTTGAGACCTTTAATGACCCTTGCTATTTTAAGGATTTTGTAGCAAAGGCTAGAAGTCATGGGCTAGATTATGTCGCTGATACGCATTTAAGCTCGCACTTTTCACAGATTTTTGAGGCAATACCTGCTAGCATGATGCCAAATGACCGCATTATAAAAGAGCAATTTGGCGACTTTTTGTTAAATAAGGCTTTTAGATGCTCTATTTTGGGACTAAAAGAGAGTGTTTTAGAGCTTTTTACAGCTGGCGGTGGGCTTGATGGTGGTGTGAAAAAAAGCGTGCTACAAAACTTGTATTTTCAAGCTGGCTTTGAGTATCAAAACAGCCCCGATGGCAAACTAGAAATCATCTCAAAGCTAAACAAAGCTCACAAAATAAATCCCGAGCTAAAATGGCTTTGCGATGAGTTTAACGCTCTTTATCCAGGCACCCTTAGTCTAAAAGACCTGCTAGAAAAATACAGCCAAAAGCAAGATATCATCTGGGCTAGCGTAGCGCAACTACTAGCACTTGGCGTGATTGACTTTAGCGCTGCGCCGCTGCGAGTGCTAGGCTATGAGGGCGCAAAAACCAGAGTAAAAGAGAGTTTGCGTGGCTATATAAGTTACTTTGCTAACACTGATGCGCCTGTAATCGGTGCTGCTAATGAGCTAAATGCGCTAATTTCGCTAAGTCCGCTTGAGGCAAAAGTAGCACTTTTGTGCGATGGCAGGGATCTTGGCAAGGTTTTAAAAGGCTTTAAGGATATAATTAAATCAAGCGGACAAAGCCTAGTTCAAGTGCGAAATGGCAAACAAGAAAAAATAGAAGCTCCAAATGACGCTGTATTTAAAGGCTTTTTAGATAATATTTTAGAAAAACTTAGCAACGCTGGGTATTTTGAAAAAATCTAG
- a CDS encoding DinB family protein, giving the protein MKEILVLQAKYNKAANAAMMSIAASLSDEKLDANLGLFYKNLRAELAHILGVQVAVFGGVFAKWADVDCADILSQINEDLSLKNKGVASIAKLFAACDEKIIQIIEKTPELEKIDELSFPGITFKKSRANLILALLNHSTHHRGIVGAELELLGVSNDFNGMLGYEL; this is encoded by the coding sequence ATGAAAGAAATTTTAGTACTTCAAGCAAAGTATAATAAAGCCGCAAACGCTGCTATGATGAGCATTGCAGCAAGTCTAAGCGATGAGAAATTAGATGCTAATTTAGGGCTTTTTTACAAAAATCTAAGAGCTGAGCTTGCTCATATTTTAGGCGTTCAAGTGGCTGTTTTTGGCGGTGTGTTTGCTAAGTGGGCTGACGTGGACTGCGCTGATATTTTAAGCCAGATAAATGAAGATCTAAGCCTCAAAAATAAGGGTGTAGCAAGCATTGCTAAGCTTTTTGCCGCCTGTGATGAAAAAATCATCCAAATCATAGAAAAAACGCCAGAGCTAGAAAAAATAGACGAGCTAAGCTTTCCAGGCATAACATTTAAAAAATCTCGCGCAAATCTAATTTTGGCTCTGCTAAATCACAGCACCCACCACAGAGGCATAGTAGGCGCAGAACTTGAACTACTTGGAGTTTCAAATGACTTTAATGGCATGCTAGGCTACGAGCTGTAA
- a CDS encoding lactate/malate family dehydrogenase has translation MKIAIIGAGNVGANAAALLIARNVAKKIALVDIAKNPTLGKALDLNHMAALLDNDTKIKASDEYKIIKNADICVITAGVPRKVGQSRADLLATNASIIKHASKQIAKYAPKSVIIVVSNPLDAMTFCAHSASGFERGKVFGMAGELDSARLRFEIAKHFGLKNSECKGQIYGEHGENMSAANLYAKGQKISQNLACELENLAKESGARIISLLGSSAYFAPAAGILKICEALRARNGKVLVCSALNESGYPCGRAVKFGKKIKILADICELKTAKEAIKKDCDLLKI, from the coding sequence ATGAAAATAGCAATAATCGGCGCAGGCAATGTCGGCGCAAACGCAGCTGCTTTGCTCATTGCTCGCAATGTAGCAAAAAAAATCGCCCTTGTAGACATCGCCAAAAACCCTACCCTAGGCAAAGCACTAGATCTAAATCACATGGCAGCCCTGCTTGACAATGATACAAAAATCAAAGCCAGCGATGAGTATAAAATCATCAAAAACGCTGATATCTGCGTGATCACAGCAGGCGTGCCCCGTAAAGTTGGCCAAAGCCGTGCTGACTTGCTAGCCACAAACGCTAGTATCATAAAGCACGCAAGCAAGCAAATAGCCAAATACGCCCCAAAAAGCGTGATAATCGTAGTTAGCAACCCACTTGATGCTATGACCTTTTGCGCTCACTCCGCCAGCGGTTTTGAGCGTGGGAAAGTCTTTGGCATGGCTGGCGAGCTTGATAGTGCTAGGCTTAGATTTGAGATAGCCAAACACTTTGGGCTAAAAAACAGCGAATGCAAAGGGCAGATTTACGGCGAGCATGGAGAAAATATGAGCGCTGCAAACTTATACGCAAAAGGGCAAAAAATAAGCCAAAATCTAGCCTGCGAGCTAGAAAACCTAGCCAAAGAAAGTGGCGCAAGGATAATTAGTCTGCTTGGCTCGTCAGCTTACTTTGCCCCAGCAGCAGGAATTCTAAAAATCTGCGAAGCTTTAAGGGCAAGAAATGGCAAAGTGCTTGTCTGTTCGGCACTTAATGAGAGTGGCTATCCTTGCGGCAGGGCTGTGAAATTTGGCAAAAAAATCAAGATTTTAGCTGATATTTGCGAGCTTAAAACCGCAAAAGAAGCTATAAAAAAAGACTGCGATTTGCTAAAAATCTAA
- a CDS encoding NADP-dependent isocitrate dehydrogenase translates to MSDIIYTYTDEAPLLATYSLFPVLKEYLSRGDVSIETMDISLAGRILANFSDYLKEDQKIPDFLAKLGEMTQDPKANIIKLPNISASIPQLNAAIAELNQKGYAVPAYPAEPKDAKEEEIKARYAKVLGSAVNPVLREGNSDRRCAAAVKEYAKAFPHKNGAWDKSIKTRVANMNGGDFYSNEKSLIASDASEFSIKFKGASGEKTLKSGIKLNKGDVISATYLSAKALDSFIESSIADAKKEGLLYSVHLKATMMKVSDPVMFGHFVKVFFAELFSEFGEQLKNLGVNANNGLKDLFTKIENSPIKDKVIAKYNEILATRPALAMVDSDNGITNLHVPSDIIIDNSMPNMIRNSGKMWNKDGKEQETLAAIPDKTYAMIYSAIIDELKENGALNPAVVGSVSNVGLMAKKAEEYGSHDKTFIAEEDGEFVLSDGKESLSFKVEKGDIWRAMIAKDEAIKDWVKLAINRAKATGATAIFWLDEKRAHDANMIKIVKDELKKYDTTGLDIRIENYEKAMKDSLAIMRTGKDAISVTGNVLRDYLTDLFPIMELGTSAKMLSIVPLLNGGGLFETGAGGSAPKIARQLLDEGHLRWDSLGEFLALGASLEHLGNTSGKKGALVLASTLDKAIAQYLKNDNSPRKKVGENDNRGSHFYLALYWANELANSELGDKFKGLAEFLNANKEQIANELNGNQGSPADVGGYYKLDDAKANAVMRSSKLFNEALSK, encoded by the coding sequence ATGAGTGACATCATCTACACTTACACAGACGAAGCGCCGCTACTTGCGACCTATTCGCTATTTCCGGTATTAAAAGAATATTTAAGCCGTGGCGATGTTAGCATTGAGACTATGGATATTTCGCTAGCTGGTAGAATTCTGGCTAATTTTAGCGACTATCTAAAAGAAGATCAAAAAATCCCTGATTTTCTAGCTAAACTTGGAGAAATGACGCAGGATCCAAAAGCAAATATCATCAAACTTCCAAATATCTCAGCTTCTATCCCACAACTAAATGCAGCTATCGCTGAACTAAATCAAAAAGGCTACGCAGTCCCAGCATACCCAGCAGAGCCAAAAGATGCCAAAGAAGAAGAAATCAAAGCTCGCTACGCAAAAGTGCTAGGATCAGCTGTAAATCCAGTGCTAAGAGAAGGTAATAGCGATCGCCGCTGCGCCGCTGCTGTAAAAGAATACGCAAAAGCTTTCCCGCACAAAAACGGCGCTTGGGATAAAAGTATAAAAACAAGAGTAGCTAACATGAACGGCGGTGATTTTTATTCAAATGAAAAATCACTAATTGCTAGTGATGCTAGCGAGTTTAGCATAAAATTTAAAGGTGCAAGTGGCGAAAAAACGCTAAAAAGCGGTATCAAGCTAAATAAAGGCGATGTAATAAGCGCAACTTATCTAAGCGCAAAAGCCCTTGATAGCTTTATTGAAAGCAGTATTGCTGATGCTAAAAAAGAAGGGCTTCTCTACTCAGTTCACCTAAAAGCTACAATGATGAAAGTAAGCGATCCTGTTATGTTCGGGCATTTTGTAAAGGTATTTTTTGCTGAGCTATTTAGCGAGTTTGGCGAGCAGCTAAAAAACCTTGGCGTAAATGCTAATAACGGACTAAAAGACCTATTTACCAAAATAGAAAATAGCCCTATAAAAGATAAAGTAATAGCAAAATACAATGAAATCCTAGCCACTCGCCCAGCCCTAGCTATGGTTGATAGCGACAATGGTATCACAAACCTACATGTACCAAGCGATATCATCATAGATAACTCAATGCCAAATATGATAAGAAATAGCGGCAAAATGTGGAACAAAGATGGCAAAGAGCAAGAGACCTTGGCTGCAATCCCAGATAAAACCTACGCTATGATATATAGCGCAATCATCGATGAGCTAAAAGAAAACGGCGCACTAAATCCAGCTGTGGTAGGCTCAGTATCAAATGTAGGTCTAATGGCAAAAAAAGCAGAAGAATACGGCAGCCACGATAAAACCTTTATTGCCGAAGAAGACGGCGAGTTTGTGCTAAGTGATGGCAAAGAAAGCCTAAGCTTTAAAGTAGAAAAAGGCGATATCTGGCGTGCGATGATAGCAAAAGATGAGGCTATCAAAGACTGGGTAAAACTAGCGATAAATAGAGCAAAAGCCACTGGTGCTACTGCGATTTTCTGGCTAGATGAGAAAAGAGCCCACGATGCTAATATGATAAAAATAGTAAAAGATGAGTTAAAAAAATATGACACCACAGGGCTTGATATCCGCATAGAAAACTACGAAAAAGCGATGAAAGACAGCCTAGCTATCATGCGCACAGGAAAAGACGCTATTAGCGTGACTGGAAATGTTTTGCGTGATTATCTAACAGATCTTTTCCCCATCATGGAGCTTGGCACTAGTGCTAAAATGCTCTCAATCGTCCCACTTCTAAATGGCGGTGGATTATTTGAAACCGGAGCTGGTGGCTCAGCACCAAAAATCGCTCGCCAACTACTAGATGAAGGACACCTTCGCTGGGACAGCTTGGGCGAGTTTTTAGCACTTGGGGCAAGTCTAGAGCACCTTGGCAATACCTCTGGCAAAAAAGGCGCACTAGTACTAGCTAGCACGCTTGATAAAGCAATCGCTCAGTATCTTAAAAACGACAACTCACCACGCAAAAAAGTAGGTGAAAACGACAACCGCGGCTCTCACTTCTACCTAGCACTTTACTGGGCAAATGAGCTTGCAAATAGCGAACTTGGGGATAAGTTTAAAGGCTTGGCTGAGTTTTTAAACGCAAATAAAGAGCAAATCGCAAACGAGCTAAACGGCAATCAAGGCAGTCCAGCTGATGTAGGCGGATACTATAAGCTTGATGATGCTAAGGCAAATGCTGTGATGAGATCATCAAAATTATTTAACGAGGCTTTGTCTAAATAA
- a CDS encoding 4Fe-4S binding protein, with protein MVEQPQNQAVWVDESRCKACDICVSYCPAGVLAMKEDTHAIQGTLIEVVHPESCIGCRDCELHCPDFAIYVAEKGFKFAKLTPESKARAEAVKANHYRKID; from the coding sequence ATGGTAGAACAACCGCAAAACCAAGCGGTATGGGTAGACGAAAGTCGCTGTAAAGCCTGCGATATATGCGTTAGCTATTGTCCAGCAGGCGTTTTGGCGATGAAAGAGGATACTCATGCCATCCAAGGCACGCTAATTGAAGTAGTACACCCAGAGAGCTGTATAGGATGTAGAGACTGTGAGCTTCACTGCCCAGACTTTGCTATTTATGTAGCTGAGAAGGGATTTAAGTTTGCTAAGCTAACACCAGAGAGCAAAGCAAGAGCAGAGGCTGTAAAGGCAAATCATTACCGCAAAATCGACTAA
- a CDS encoding 2-oxoglutarate synthase subunit alpha produces MREVISTGNALVAKAAIECGCNFFGGYPITPSSEIAHEMSVLLPKQRGTFIQMEDEISGISVALGAAMSGAKAMTASSGPGISLKSEQIGLGFIAEIPLVIVNVMRGGPSTGLPTRVAQGDILQAKSPSHGDICSLAVAPGSISEIYTETIRAFNLANRFSTPVFLLLDETIGHMQGKAFLPEVSELKIEPRREFKGDPKDYKPYEAKEDEPATLNPFFKGYRYHITGLHHGPTGFPTEDGVIVDYNIKRLFNKFHAHLDEIDNYEEYKLDDADICVICYGSVSLAAKEAINKAREAGIKVGLFRPITLWPSPEKKLKEIGKKFKNILVAELNMGQYYSEIVRCTLRDDMKTLFKANGRPLSPSEILAKIKEF; encoded by the coding sequence GTGAGAGAAGTAATTTCAACAGGAAATGCGCTTGTAGCAAAAGCTGCTATTGAGTGCGGATGTAATTTTTTTGGCGGCTATCCTATCACTCCAAGTAGTGAAATAGCTCACGAAATGAGCGTGCTTTTACCAAAACAAAGAGGCACATTTATCCAAATGGAAGATGAAATCTCAGGTATCTCAGTAGCACTTGGTGCTGCGATGAGTGGAGCAAAGGCGATGACAGCTAGCTCAGGTCCTGGAATTTCTTTAAAATCTGAGCAAATCGGTCTTGGCTTTATCGCTGAAATTCCACTTGTTATAGTAAATGTTATGCGTGGTGGCCCATCAACTGGACTTCCAACTCGCGTAGCACAAGGCGATATTTTACAAGCAAAAAGCCCTAGCCACGGCGACATTTGCTCACTAGCAGTCGCTCCTGGTAGTATCAGTGAGATTTATACTGAGACTATTAGAGCATTTAACTTGGCAAATAGATTTAGCACTCCGGTTTTCTTGCTGCTTGATGAGACTATCGGTCACATGCAAGGCAAAGCTTTCTTGCCAGAGGTTAGCGAGCTAAAAATTGAGCCGCGCCGTGAGTTTAAAGGCGATCCAAAAGACTATAAACCTTACGAGGCAAAAGAAGATGAGCCAGCTACACTAAACCCTTTCTTTAAAGGATATCGCTATCACATCACAGGACTTCACCACGGCCCAACAGGCTTTCCAACAGAAGATGGAGTGATAGTAGATTACAATATCAAGCGTCTATTTAACAAATTCCACGCTCACTTAGATGAGATAGACAACTACGAAGAATACAAGCTTGATGATGCTGATATTTGTGTGATTTGCTACGGAAGTGTTAGTCTAGCGGCAAAAGAAGCGATAAACAAAGCAAGAGAAGCAGGTATAAAAGTAGGGCTATTTAGACCTATTACTCTATGGCCAAGTCCAGAAAAAAAGCTAAAAGAAATCGGTAAAAAATTCAAAAATATCTTAGTAGCTGAGCTAAATATGGGGCAATATTACAGCGAAATCGTGCGCTGCACACTAAGAGATGATATGAAAACATTATTTAAAGCAAACGGAAGACCGCTAAGCCCAAGCGAAATTCTAGCTAAAATCAAGGAGTTCTAA
- a CDS encoding 2-oxoglutarate ferredoxin oxidoreductase subunit beta: MAFNYDKYLRTDKMPTLWCWGCGDGVILKSIIRAIDAMGWDMDDVCLVSGIGCSGRMSSYVNCNTVHTTHGRAIAYATGIKLANPKKHVIVVSGDGDTLAIGGNHTIHGCRRNIDINHILVNNFIYGLTNSQTSPTTPQGFWTVTAQWGNIDPNFDAAKLAIAAGASFVGRQSIINPAQLEKLFVEGFKHEGYSFFDVFSNCHINLGRKNKMGEAVQAVKWVDSRTVSKSKFEGLSEEERKGLFPLGVLHKDESRIEYCKAYSMVQEAAATKGKINFEEIVK, encoded by the coding sequence ATGGCATTTAATTATGATAAATATTTGCGCACAGACAAAATGCCTACACTATGGTGCTGGGGCTGTGGCGATGGTGTAATTCTAAAAAGCATAATCCGTGCTATCGATGCGATGGGCTGGGATATGGACGATGTGTGCCTAGTAAGTGGTATAGGCTGTTCAGGACGCATGAGTAGCTATGTTAATTGCAACACAGTTCATACTACTCACGGACGCGCGATTGCTTATGCAACTGGAATTAAGCTAGCAAACCCTAAAAAACATGTAATCGTAGTAAGTGGCGATGGTGATACACTAGCAATCGGTGGTAATCACACAATCCACGGATGTCGCAGAAACATAGATATAAATCACATTCTAGTAAATAACTTCATCTACGGCCTAACAAATAGTCAAACAAGTCCTACTACTCCACAAGGATTTTGGACTGTTACAGCGCAGTGGGGAAATATAGATCCAAACTTTGATGCAGCTAAGCTTGCTATTGCAGCAGGTGCGTCATTTGTAGGTCGCCAAAGCATTATTAACCCAGCTCAGCTTGAAAAACTATTTGTAGAGGGCTTTAAGCATGAGGGATATAGCTTTTTTGATGTGTTTTCTAACTGCCACATTAACCTAGGTAGAAAAAACAAAATGGGCGAGGCTGTCCAAGCGGTAAAATGGGTAGATAGTAGAACTGTAAGCAAATCAAAATTTGAGGGGCTAAGCGAAGAAGAGCGCAAAGGACTATTCCCGCTTGGTGTGCTTCACAAAGACGAGAGCCGCATAGAATACTGCAAAGCATACTCTATGGTTCAAGAAGCAGCTGCTACTAAGGGCAAAATTAACTTTGAGGAGATAGTAAAATGA
- a CDS encoding 2-oxoacid:acceptor oxidoreductase family protein, whose amino-acid sequence MTQLRFVGVGGQGVILAGEILSAAKIADGGYGIKASTYTSQVRGGPTKVDILLSDDEILYPYANEGEIDFMLATAQKSYDAFKDGVKEGGIIVIEPNLVKPSEEDKKRWKIYNIPIISIAKDEVGNVITQSVVALGVAMEFTHVMDMEKVRQRMLDSVPDKVKAANEKAYELGIKYAKEARG is encoded by the coding sequence ATGACGCAATTAAGATTTGTTGGTGTTGGCGGTCAGGGCGTTATTTTAGCAGGTGAAATTCTCTCAGCTGCCAAAATCGCTGATGGCGGATATGGAATAAAAGCAAGCACTTATACCTCACAAGTGCGTGGCGGTCCTACAAAGGTTGATATTTTGCTAAGCGATGATGAGATACTTTATCCTTATGCAAACGAGGGCGAGATAGACTTTATGCTTGCTACTGCGCAAAAAAGCTATGATGCTTTTAAAGACGGCGTAAAAGAAGGTGGCATAATCGTAATAGAGCCAAACCTAGTAAAACCAAGCGAAGAAGACAAAAAACGCTGGAAAATTTACAATATTCCTATCATCTCAATTGCCAAAGATGAAGTAGGAAATGTGATCACTCAAAGCGTGGTAGCACTTGGTGTGGCTATGGAATTTACTCATGTAATGGACATGGAAAAAGTGCGCCAAAGAATGCTTGATAGCGTGCCTGATAAAGTGAAAGCCGCTAACGAAAAAGCCTACGAGCTTGGTATAAAATACGCAAAAGAAGCTAGGGGATAA